From one Tautonia marina genomic stretch:
- a CDS encoding DNA-binding protein, which produces MAQFYTLEEAANVLGMNAEELKQKAQHREVRAFLDSGSWRFRVSDIDELARRRGMGSDPELSLSDLELPTDQADQTNESDVTDDSVFQLGVARSDLGPASMESFPSQESGSDADILLDDTSLPLGGGSSSHILGMDTPGKQPSDSDVRLVPEGPKGASDSDVQLSGEINVVPPLTPGDSDVTLVHENTQEAFEPFGAADFADDDSGGFGAAAEGGSSDETTLRPSPVGSSGEVRAEGDRVADEEDSDFELTPSSVIDALEPESGSDFELTALDASDEFESAAPRPSDSDVTGAEPSSSGVNLGRPSDSGINLQQVGGLSGDAESIELAPLEEEKAQNRPAASKPASRPAAERPDPGATAMPGLGAAGDPSATALPIRDQGQKDIFEDTDFEVDALDSGEDATIQIDANSDFDLDESDSASEVFALDEEDVDQSAATALGPALAAEDALSGSMDAEVSDSEEMEGVGWDEELEPSGAAAAATAAPATGRKAGGSALLTDAGGPPWGGLWVGVLGVTTVLMMLLAFITMDVVRNLNSYQSDTPVASGLVNVIVGEN; this is translated from the coding sequence ATGGCTCAGTTTTACACCCTGGAAGAGGCCGCAAACGTTCTCGGCATGAACGCCGAGGAGTTGAAGCAGAAGGCCCAGCATCGCGAAGTGCGGGCCTTTCTCGACAGCGGCTCTTGGCGTTTTCGAGTCTCTGATATTGACGAACTGGCACGACGACGAGGGATGGGGAGCGATCCGGAACTCTCGCTCTCGGATCTCGAACTCCCCACCGATCAGGCCGATCAGACCAACGAGTCGGATGTGACCGACGACTCGGTCTTCCAACTCGGCGTCGCTCGATCGGACCTCGGTCCGGCGTCGATGGAGTCCTTCCCGTCTCAGGAGTCGGGATCGGACGCGGATATCCTGCTGGATGACACCTCGCTGCCGTTGGGAGGTGGTTCCAGCTCCCATATCCTGGGCATGGACACTCCCGGCAAGCAGCCGAGCGATTCCGATGTTCGCCTGGTTCCGGAAGGACCCAAGGGAGCGAGCGATTCGGATGTCCAACTCTCGGGCGAAATCAATGTTGTTCCTCCGCTGACCCCCGGCGATTCCGACGTGACGCTCGTTCACGAGAACACGCAGGAAGCGTTCGAGCCGTTCGGCGCGGCGGACTTCGCCGACGATGACTCCGGTGGGTTTGGCGCTGCGGCAGAGGGTGGCTCCAGTGATGAAACCACGCTTCGCCCGAGCCCGGTCGGTTCATCCGGTGAGGTCCGAGCTGAGGGGGATCGAGTGGCCGACGAAGAGGATAGCGATTTCGAGCTGACCCCTTCGAGCGTGATCGACGCCCTGGAGCCCGAATCGGGTAGTGATTTCGAGCTGACGGCCCTCGACGCCAGCGATGAGTTCGAGTCGGCTGCTCCTCGGCCGAGTGATTCGGACGTCACCGGAGCCGAGCCGTCTTCCTCCGGCGTCAATCTCGGACGTCCGAGCGATTCGGGCATTAACCTGCAACAGGTGGGTGGCCTGTCCGGAGACGCCGAATCGATCGAGCTGGCACCTCTGGAGGAGGAGAAGGCGCAGAATCGGCCCGCCGCCTCGAAACCGGCTTCTCGCCCTGCCGCCGAGCGTCCTGATCCCGGTGCAACGGCCATGCCCGGTCTAGGAGCCGCTGGCGATCCCTCGGCCACCGCGTTGCCGATCCGCGATCAAGGGCAGAAAGACATCTTCGAGGATACCGACTTCGAGGTTGATGCGCTCGATAGCGGCGAGGATGCGACCATTCAGATCGACGCCAATAGCGACTTCGATCTCGACGAGAGTGATTCGGCCTCCGAGGTCTTCGCGCTCGATGAGGAGGATGTCGACCAGAGTGCCGCCACCGCCCTCGGGCCGGCGCTTGCCGCCGAGGACGCCCTGAGCGGCTCAATGGATGCTGAGGTCTCCGACTCCGAGGAGATGGAAGGTGTCGGCTGGGACGAGGAGCTTGAGCCTTCGGGCGCTGCTGCGGCCGCGACCGCCGCTCCCGCGACCGGTCGAAAGGCAGGGGGAAGCGCACTGCTCACCGACGCCGGCGGCCCCCCCTGGGGAGGTCTTTGGGTCGGCGTTCTCGGCGTGACGACCGTTTTGATGATGCTTCTGGCCTTCATCACGATGGATGTCGTCCGGAACCTGAACAGCTATCAAAGTGATACACCGGTCGCTTCCGGCCTGGTGAATGTCATCGTAGGCGAGAACTGA
- a CDS encoding DUF1326 domain-containing protein, whose product MYLCPFDSIRAKEFHPMRTIFSALCGALICSAAVASESVQVHGDYLEARTADVFTGPCFSNAEVFIVGDRAVMAWKVREGSWEGVDLSGLSVAAAVRGTTTFSEDRPEQALAVLIVDERADNQQRAALVKMAQRLGGTRLGQVVDVKVSAIDLDIDEHCHMEAAGPAHKHHLMPMAPPARFAAEGLAEISTRPLDANDCICGNEVIAYQPLSEGVEVQPAYTVAHTFRGTGLGSTWAAPNARSSFVGQFAY is encoded by the coding sequence ATGTATCTTTGCCCGTTCGACTCGATCCGAGCCAAGGAGTTTCACCCGATGCGCACGATCTTCTCCGCACTCTGTGGCGCCCTGATCTGTTCTGCCGCCGTCGCCTCCGAGTCGGTTCAGGTGCACGGCGATTATCTCGAAGCCCGGACTGCCGACGTCTTTACCGGCCCTTGCTTCTCAAACGCCGAAGTCTTCATCGTCGGTGATCGAGCCGTCATGGCCTGGAAGGTCAGGGAAGGTTCGTGGGAAGGGGTCGATCTTTCCGGCTTGAGCGTCGCCGCCGCCGTCCGAGGTACCACGACCTTCTCTGAAGATCGGCCGGAACAGGCTCTTGCCGTCCTGATCGTCGATGAGCGGGCCGACAACCAGCAGCGCGCCGCTCTGGTCAAGATGGCCCAGCGACTGGGAGGCACGCGACTCGGCCAGGTGGTCGACGTGAAGGTTTCGGCGATCGACCTCGACATTGATGAGCATTGCCATATGGAAGCCGCGGGACCTGCCCACAAGCATCACCTGATGCCGATGGCACCCCCGGCGCGGTTTGCGGCCGAGGGCCTGGCCGAAATCTCGACCCGACCGCTCGATGCCAACGATTGCATTTGCGGCAACGAGGTGATTGCCTATCAGCCTCTGTCCGAAGGGGTCGAGGTGCAGCCGGCGTATACCGTCGCTCACACTTTCCGCGGCACCGGCCTGGGAAGCACCTGGGCGGCTCCGAACGCCCGGAGCAGTTTCGTCGGGCAGTTCGCGTACTGA